A single genomic interval of Anthonomus grandis grandis chromosome 17, icAntGran1.3, whole genome shotgun sequence harbors:
- the LOC126746644 gene encoding protein numb isoform X1, translating to MGNHPSNHIPLERREVGKFGDPHARRSLRSPRKMDRLRRSFRDSFRKRKDRVPESSKPHQWSADEAAVRTGTCTFAVKYLGCVEVFDSRGMQVCEEALKVLRLGSGSRRRPTRAVLHVSGDGLRVVEEETKGLIVDQTIEKVSFCAPDRNHERGFSYICRDGTTRRWMCHGFLALRESGERLSHAVGCAFAVCLERKQKRDKECGVTMMFDAKSSTFTRTGSFRQHGITERAVDVVPSPSNNKQVAPSNVASVNPFAIERPHATPSLLQRQGSCRGFSTLGQNSPFKRQMSLRVNELPSNAARLNFYNSPPSSGTAPSDDRTADLDVKQPSVSPIPEVSPGDSVTALCQQLSQGLSQLTHSGSDDFNFNNSTSLNQNTVNVNLTTINNSYGQTITATPQNNYNTATPFNRSATVNTSAIVPTNSLLNSSGQNLPKPEQWLGQIVKRTSPVPGRHMDGTAPRRTPSFGTHSRAMSLDSAPLTETSSSKDPFDAEWVDIAARQSGNVAGTSTNPFLNPATSPNTFQIQL from the exons ATGGGTAACCATCCGTCTAATCATATCCCGTTGGAGAGGAGGGAGGTGGGAAAGTTCGGGGATCCACATGCG aGGCGGAGCCTGCGATCCCCCCGGAAAATGGACCGACTGCGACGGTCGTTCCGGGATTCGTTCCGGAAACGTAAGGACCGGGTCCCGGAAAGCTCGAAACCCCACCAATGGTCCGCCGACGAGGCTGCGGTCAG GACCGGCACGTGCACTTTCGCTGTCAAATATTTGGGTTGCGTCGAGGTGTTCGACTCTAGAGGGATGCAAGTCTGCGAGGAGGCCTTGAAAGTACTCAGATTGGGCAGC GGGTCAAGGCGACGTCCCACGAGGGCGGTCCTGCACGTGTCCGGGGACGGTCTCAGGGTGGTCGAGGAGGAGACCAAGGGGCTAATCGTCGACCAAACTATTGAAAAAGTGTCTTTTTGCGCCCCGGATCGAAACCACGAGCGCGGGTTTAGTTATATTTGCAGAGACGGTACCACCCGAAG ATGGATGTGTCACGGCTTTTTAGCCCTAAGGGAATCCGGCGAGCGACTCAGCCACGCCGTCGGCTGCGCGTTCGCCGTCTGCCTCGAACGCAAACAAAAACGCGACAAAGAATGCGGCGTGACGATGATGTTCGACGCGAAAAGTTCCACGTTCACCCGCACGGGGTCGTTCCGGCAACACGGCATCACCGAGAGGGCGGTGGACGTCGTCCCCTCGCCGAGCAACAACAAACAAGTGGCGCCCTCGAACGTCGCCTCCGTCAATCCGTTCGCCATCGAACGGCCCCACGCCACCCCCAGTTTGCTACAGCGTCAAGGCAGCTGTCGCGGTTTCAGCACCTTGGGTCAAAACTCGCCGTTCAAGAGACAGATGTCGCTGCGCGTCAACGAGTTGCCCAGCAACGCCGCCCGTTTGAACTTCTACAACTCGCCGCCGAGCAGCGGCACCGCGCCCTCTGACGACAGGACCGCGGACCTTGACGTTAAACAACCCTCTGTCTCTCCTATACCGGAA GTTTCCCCGGGTGATTCCGTGACCGCCTTGTGTCAGCAACTGTCGCAGGGGCTCAGCCAGTTGACGCACAGCGGCTCCGACGATTTCAACTTCAACAATTCCACCTCGTTAAATCAAAACACCGTCAACGTGAACCTGACCACGATCAACAACAGTTACGGTCAAACGATAACGGCAACGCCGCAGAATAATTACAACACGGCCACGCCCTTTAATAGGAGCGCGACGGTGAACACTAGCGCCATCGTGCCGACCAATTCGTTACTGAACAGTTCCGGACAAAACCTGCCGAAACCGGAACAGTGGCTGGGGCAGATCGTGAAACGGACCAGTCCGGTGCCGGGACGTCACATGGACGGTACGGCGCCGCGTCGCACGCCATCTTTCGGCACGCATTCCAG ggcaATGAGTTTGGATTCTGCCCCCCTGACAGAAACGTCGTCGTCCAAGGACCCCTTCGACGCCGAATGGGTGGACATAGCCGCGAGACAAAGCGGCAACGTTGCCGGCACCAGTACTAATCCGTTCTTAAATCCGGCAACGTCGCCCAATACATTCCAGATTCAATTGTAA
- the LOC126746643 gene encoding synembryn-A isoform X1 produces MQQYIPDLSTPTSTNIDNIITGIKNGNKGLYEQALVNFLAKEHENFLIEELNVPDKREQLWSALTTLTSLTEDNDVLAVVFTCFRIISRDKASVNRLVSEEWLDLIMLHTGLNDTLFDYSDDTLCKIEEGQKVLWNILFNSKEQVEAALENGVLERILDRIRLYDTVHVPDSIKYYDLKIIFYLTAVSKTIRLKVESANGLSLLSTTLKVVLKESVSYSNVAPATLDDKKTDLACEALKALFNITLNCHKVTDATKELVEILRNYLLANPSTLDKTWQLRNDVVNLLTNLPAPSYAKLLIPMTKGATLPKTLEFEGYNMIVIYEILMLLEAKFKDETAIGNQLEVYSPVLSVLVRGAKAVRAIRKYLRIHILPPLIDMDKRPEETDTLRGHLCKLLTTPITEVRDLAAELLFVLCKCNVARMVKYTGFGNAAGMFAQRGLLGVNKCEEEANYSAEEDSDTEEYSEQKHLINPVIGCVEKPHADPMAGMTDEQKEYETMKLVQLIDSLSKSGIIQPAKIGPDGKPHAVGHVLELQDGATGRSSDSD; encoded by the exons ATGCAACAGTATATACCAGACTTATCCACCCCGACATCTACGAACATCGACAACATAATAACTGGAATCAAAAATGGCAATAAGGGCCTCTACGAGCAGGCCCTGGTCAATTTCCTTGCCAAAGAACACGAGAATTTCCTTATCGAGGAACTGAATG TTCCAGACAAAAGGGAACAACTGTGGTCTGCCTTGACCACCCTTACGAGCCTCACAGAGGACAACGACGTCTTGGCGGTGGTTTTTACTTGTTTTCGCATAATTAGCCGCGATAAGGCGAGCGTGAATCGGTTGGTTAGTGAGGAGTGGTTGGACCTCATTATGTTGCACACAG GGCTTAACGACACTCTATTTGATTACTCTGATGATACTTTATGTAAAATTGAGGAGGGCCAGAAGGTGCTatggaatattttgtttaatagtaAGGAGCAGGTGGAGGCCGCACTGGAAAATGGAGTTCTGGAGAGGATTCTTGATAGAATAAG GTTATATGACACAGTCCATGTCCCCGATTCTATCAAATACTATGAcctaaagattattttttatctaacgGCTGTCTCAAAAACGATTCGCCTTAAGGTGGAATCTGCTAACGGTTTATCCTTGCTAAGCACCACTCTCAAAGTGGTTTTAAAGGAGAGTGTCTCGTATTCCAATGTAGCCCCAGCAACCTTGGACGATAAGAAAACTGACCTGGCATGCGAAGCCCTGAAGGCCCTATTTAACATAACCTTAAACTGCCATAAGGTGACGGATGCCACCAAAGAACTAGTCGAGATATTGCGGAACTATTTACTGGCAAATCCAAGTACTTTAGACAAGACTTGGCAGTTGCGTAATGATGTTGTTAATTTGCTAACGAACCTGCCCGCCCCCTCTTATGCCAAACTGCTCATTCCGATGACAAAGGGGGCCACCCTACCGAAAACTTTAGAGTTCGAGGGCTATAATATGATCGTTATTTACGAAATATTGATGTTGTTAGAGGCAAAATTCAAGGACGAAACCGCTATAGGGAACCAGTTAGAGGTTTACTCTCCGGTATTAAGTGTTTTAGTAAGAGGGGCCAAGGCGGTGAGGGCCATAAGGAAGTATCTGAGGATCCACATATTGCCCCCCTTGATCGATATGGACAAGAGGCCGGAAGAGACGGACACTTTGAGGGGCCACTTATGTAAACTGTTGACCACGCCCATTACGGAGGTGCGAGACTTGGCGGCTGAGCTGCTGTTCGTTTTGTGCAAGTGCAACGTTGCCAGGATGGTCAAGTATACGGGGTTCGGAAACGCCGCCGGCATGTTCGCTCAGAGGGGCTTGTTGG GTGTAAATAAGTGTGAGGAGGAAGCGAACTATAGTGCGGAGGAGGACAGCGATACCGAGGAGTACAGCGAGCAGAAACACTTGATTAATCCCGTGATCGGTTGCGTGGAGAAACCGCACGCGGATCCTATGGCcg GCATGACAGACGAGCAAAAAGAGTACGAGACGATGAAACTGGTGCAGCTGATCGACAGCCTGTCAAAGTCGGGGATAATTCAGCCGGCCAAGATCGGGCCCGACGGTAAACCGCACGCGGTCGGGCACGTATTGGAGCTGCAAGATGGCGCCACCGGCCGTTCTTCTGACAGCGACTga
- the LOC126746601 gene encoding LOW QUALITY PROTEIN: uncharacterized protein LOC126746601 (The sequence of the model RefSeq protein was modified relative to this genomic sequence to represent the inferred CDS: deleted 2 bases in 1 codon), whose protein sequence is MAAAVLPVPTILNILNDSDDNYFTDQNVEQPQRAKKRRLDHLSWEEKIQRKKLKNRVAAQTSRDRKKAKVEQMEAAIQQLFTKNETILTECEKLRETNERLQAENAELRERLQQHQGAPLVKCQCQSRSVVCAPVSGSTESLLHDDVLRPKGAGAHTAATLGPERALLELRLKILLVCLLCRTCSTSLRANRSISEHWQLTQTLLEDIARDLEGAAAQRTTDQEPTLDTKNIPNQMVGPPPEHLEPSRGTGDDVTLKSDISEYLLLHHNYAKAPRKTKDDHHQQQPSPRVKKLKTIRPKLTTEPPQKVTREETPREVVYGTFDENTNTITILVDEVPLNEVIVGGVDKTPLNVLETLSVDTNTPPTTTSSECSSSPRSDLGYESLDSPLSDLDTTWEQSVSELFPSLF, encoded by the exons ATGGCCGCGGCAGTCCTACCGGTCCCGAccattttaaacatattaaacgACAGCGACGACAATTATTTTACGGATCAGAACGTGGAGCAGCCCCAGAGGGCCAAGAAGAGGCGCCTCGACCATCTTTCCTGGGAGGAGAAGATACAGAGAAA AAAACTGAAAAACCGAGTGGCAGCCCAAACGTCCCGAGACAGAAAAAAGGCCAAAGTGGAACAAATGGAGGCCGCCATCCAGCAACTGTTCACCAAAAACGAAACCATCTTGACGGAGTGTGAGAAACTCCGAGAAACAAATGAGCGTCTCCAGGCGGAGAATGCAGAACTAAGAGAGCGACTACAACAGCACCAAGGGGCCCCCCTCGTAAAGTGTCAGTGCCAAAGTCGGTCTGTCGTGTGCGCGCCCGTAAGCGGATCAACCGAATCCCTTCTTCATGATGATGTCCTTCGGCCGAAAGGAGCGGGGGCGCACACAGCAGCGACTTTGGGACCCGAGAGGGCCCTCCTGGAGCTCCGCTTGAAGATCCTTCTGGTTTGCCTTCTTTGCCGGACCTGCTCGACGAGCTTGAGAGCGAATCGGTCGATCTCGGAGCACTGG CAGCTCACTCAGACCCTACTCGAGGATATCGCCCGAGATTTGGAGGGAGCTGCCGCTCAAAGGACAACTGATCAG GAACCAACCcttgatacaaaaaatattccaaacCAAATGGTGGGGCCGCCACCAGAACACTTGGAACCCAGTCGAGGAACCGGCGATGACGTCACGCTAAAAAGCGACATCTCCGAATACCTGCTCCTTCACCATAACTACGCAAAAGCCCCTCGTAAAACAAAAGACGATCATCACCAACAACAACCATCACCAAGGgtgaaaaaactgaaaaccaTCCGACCAAAACTGACCACAGAACCCCCCCAAAAAGTGACAAGGGAGGAGACCCCCCGAGAAGTGGTTTATGGCACCTTCGATGAAAACACCAACACAATCACCATCCTGGTGGACGAGGTGCCTTTGAATGAGGTTATCGTGGGGGGAGTGGACAAGACTCCACTCAATGTTCTCGAGACCTTATCGGTGGACACCAACACACCCCCCACGACAACTAGTTCCGAGTGCTCCTCATCCCCCAGGTCCGATTTGGGTTACGAATCTCTGGACTCGCCACTTAGTGACCTGGACACCACTTGGGAGCAAAGTGTTTCCGAGCTGTTTCCCTCACTCTTTTAA
- the LOC126746644 gene encoding protein numb isoform X2 has translation MDRLRRSFRDSFRKRKDRVPESSKPHQWSADEAAVRTGTCTFAVKYLGCVEVFDSRGMQVCEEALKVLRLGSGSRRRPTRAVLHVSGDGLRVVEEETKGLIVDQTIEKVSFCAPDRNHERGFSYICRDGTTRRWMCHGFLALRESGERLSHAVGCAFAVCLERKQKRDKECGVTMMFDAKSSTFTRTGSFRQHGITERAVDVVPSPSNNKQVAPSNVASVNPFAIERPHATPSLLQRQGSCRGFSTLGQNSPFKRQMSLRVNELPSNAARLNFYNSPPSSGTAPSDDRTADLDVKQPSVSPIPEVSPGDSVTALCQQLSQGLSQLTHSGSDDFNFNNSTSLNQNTVNVNLTTINNSYGQTITATPQNNYNTATPFNRSATVNTSAIVPTNSLLNSSGQNLPKPEQWLGQIVKRTSPVPGRHMDGTAPRRTPSFGTHSRAMSLDSAPLTETSSSKDPFDAEWVDIAARQSGNVAGTSTNPFLNPATSPNTFQIQL, from the exons ATGGACCGACTGCGACGGTCGTTCCGGGATTCGTTCCGGAAACGTAAGGACCGGGTCCCGGAAAGCTCGAAACCCCACCAATGGTCCGCCGACGAGGCTGCGGTCAG GACCGGCACGTGCACTTTCGCTGTCAAATATTTGGGTTGCGTCGAGGTGTTCGACTCTAGAGGGATGCAAGTCTGCGAGGAGGCCTTGAAAGTACTCAGATTGGGCAGC GGGTCAAGGCGACGTCCCACGAGGGCGGTCCTGCACGTGTCCGGGGACGGTCTCAGGGTGGTCGAGGAGGAGACCAAGGGGCTAATCGTCGACCAAACTATTGAAAAAGTGTCTTTTTGCGCCCCGGATCGAAACCACGAGCGCGGGTTTAGTTATATTTGCAGAGACGGTACCACCCGAAG ATGGATGTGTCACGGCTTTTTAGCCCTAAGGGAATCCGGCGAGCGACTCAGCCACGCCGTCGGCTGCGCGTTCGCCGTCTGCCTCGAACGCAAACAAAAACGCGACAAAGAATGCGGCGTGACGATGATGTTCGACGCGAAAAGTTCCACGTTCACCCGCACGGGGTCGTTCCGGCAACACGGCATCACCGAGAGGGCGGTGGACGTCGTCCCCTCGCCGAGCAACAACAAACAAGTGGCGCCCTCGAACGTCGCCTCCGTCAATCCGTTCGCCATCGAACGGCCCCACGCCACCCCCAGTTTGCTACAGCGTCAAGGCAGCTGTCGCGGTTTCAGCACCTTGGGTCAAAACTCGCCGTTCAAGAGACAGATGTCGCTGCGCGTCAACGAGTTGCCCAGCAACGCCGCCCGTTTGAACTTCTACAACTCGCCGCCGAGCAGCGGCACCGCGCCCTCTGACGACAGGACCGCGGACCTTGACGTTAAACAACCCTCTGTCTCTCCTATACCGGAA GTTTCCCCGGGTGATTCCGTGACCGCCTTGTGTCAGCAACTGTCGCAGGGGCTCAGCCAGTTGACGCACAGCGGCTCCGACGATTTCAACTTCAACAATTCCACCTCGTTAAATCAAAACACCGTCAACGTGAACCTGACCACGATCAACAACAGTTACGGTCAAACGATAACGGCAACGCCGCAGAATAATTACAACACGGCCACGCCCTTTAATAGGAGCGCGACGGTGAACACTAGCGCCATCGTGCCGACCAATTCGTTACTGAACAGTTCCGGACAAAACCTGCCGAAACCGGAACAGTGGCTGGGGCAGATCGTGAAACGGACCAGTCCGGTGCCGGGACGTCACATGGACGGTACGGCGCCGCGTCGCACGCCATCTTTCGGCACGCATTCCAG ggcaATGAGTTTGGATTCTGCCCCCCTGACAGAAACGTCGTCGTCCAAGGACCCCTTCGACGCCGAATGGGTGGACATAGCCGCGAGACAAAGCGGCAACGTTGCCGGCACCAGTACTAATCCGTTCTTAAATCCGGCAACGTCGCCCAATACATTCCAGATTCAATTGTAA
- the LOC126746642 gene encoding cilia- and flagella-associated protein 99-like, with protein sequence MNLKTLKTVAKLFEKYKKTDGKPVGDLLAQSTLTDEEIALFLDMVKHADLLRDLTENLLEKPLLKRVDAAHAQTALFLLVFRLSPANQDTLMHYFLQMNCFYLCDLLAAITRPENHLEICRAASQHFEDVYVLERIVEPFLAKIDLLVTLGKRFLSLHEVKIPRGTRVRPFKCAGGHRSRPKPPANTPTAVGRFRANGVPETTWRPGKQVQQGLERCKQLNRQRARELLTEAKLTPSRLTRVPQPPVAPEPPDEPFKSKPPPQVKPIEIKSTLTTTLREASRVLRQQSEEARHLEELIKGGFDPTEPEQLREQLKQQQEQQQLELIKKNHLKGLLSYEEAILAKKQLLEQNKLKMEAHKREKLALVQSFRAWQQEEREKIQSLVLKSQAIKQGARLSEMKLLERKQSSVKEQQEQTKEMLGRALMEKKQELQKKTELIQEIRAIHRVRFNLKEFDPTESSNLGLLCEMSIAELQERLAITKMNMKKELEEKRAGILRRKEEHRQMIENVRRIIGEEQRGARKRERRNRQEEEEEVRARESPSVTELRRCLEEKRRMRSVAHF encoded by the exons ATGAACTTGAAAACCCTAAAAACGGTGGCAAAACTGTTTGAAAAGTACAAGAAAACCGACGGGAAACCAGTGGGGGACCTGTTGGCCCAGTCCACCTTAACCGATGAGGAAATCGCTCTGTTCCTGGACATGGTGAAACACGCGGACCTTCTACGCGACCTAACCGAGAACCTCCTGGAAAAACCGCTGCTGAAACGCGTCGACGCGGCGCACGCGCAAACCGCTTTATTCCTCCTCGTGTTCCGCCTGAGCCCCGCTAACCAGGACACCCTCATGCACTACTTCTTGCAAATGAATTGTTTCTACTTGTGTGACCTCCTGGCAGCCATCACCCGCCCGGAAAACCACCTGGAAATCTGCCGAGCGGCCTCGCAACACTTTGAGGACGTCTACGTCCTGGAGCGTATCGTCGAGCCTTTTTTGGCGAAAATCGACCTGTTGGTGACGTTGGGAAAGCGATTTTTAAGCCTGCACGAGGTGAAAATCCCCCGGGGGACTCGGGTGCGGCCCTTTAAGTGCGCGGGGGGGCACCGGAGCCGTCCCAAGCCGCCCGCAAACACCCCCACGGCTGTGGGGAGGTTTAGGGCCAACGGGGTTCCGGAGACCACTTGGAGGCCCGGGAAACAGGTCCAGCAGGGACTGGAAAG GTGTAAACAATTAAACCGACAACGGGCTCGAGAGCTTCTAACCGAAGCCAAACTAACCCCCTCCAGATTAACCCGCGTACCGCAACCCCCCGTTGCACCCGAACCCCCGGACGAACCCTTCAAAAGCAAACCGCCCCCCCAAGTGAAACCCATCGAGATCAAGAGCACCTTGACCACCACCCTGCGGGAGGCTTCGAGGGTCTTGCGGCAACAAAGTGAGGAGGCACGCCACCTGGAAGAACTCATCAAGGGCGGCTTCGATCCCACCGAACCGGAACAACTGCGGGAGCAACTGAAACAGCAACAAGAGCAACAACAATTGGAGCTAATCAAGAAGAACCACCTGAAAGGTCTGCTTTCTTACGAGGAAGCTATACTAGCGAAAAAACAGCTGCTCGAACAAAACAAACTGAAAATGGAGGCGCACAAGCGGGAAAAACTGGCGCTGGTCCAGAGTTTCCGCGCGTGGCAACAAGAGGAACGTGAGAAGATCCAGAGCCTGGTGCTCAAGTCTCAGGCGATCAAACAGGGGGCGCGCCTAAGCGAAATGAAACTCTTGGAACGGAAACAGTCGAGTGTAAAAGAGCAACAGGAGCAAACGAAAGAGATGCTCGGCCGCGCCCTCATGGAGAAAAAACAGGAACTCCAGAAGAAGACCGAACTGATCCAAGAGATCCGGGCGATCCATCGGGTCCGGTTTAACTTAAAAGAGTTCGACCCGACGGAGAGTAGCAACTTGGGCCTGCTGTGCGAAATGTCGATAGCGGAACTGCAGGAGCGACTCGCCATCACGAAAATGAACATGAAGAAGGAGCTGGAAGAGAAACGGGCGGGAATATTGAGGAGGAAGGAGGAGCACCGGCAAATGATCGAGAACGTGAGGAGGATCATCGGGGAGGAGCAGCGGGGGGCGAGGAAACGCGAGAGGAGAAACAGgcaggaggaggaggaggaggttAGAGCGAGGGAGAGCCCCAGTGTGACGGAGCTGCGCAGGTGTTTGGAGGAAAAGAGGCGCATGAGGAGTGTCGCTCacttttga
- the LOC126746646 gene encoding transcription factor E2F5, which produces MGENNGSSQPRFEKSLGLLTTKFVSLLEKSKGGILDLKAAADILSVRQKRRIYDITNVLEGIGLIEKKTKNSIQWKPNGLARDARQSGQSEYSYKVSSLKKELLRLEEYEHELDLHKLWIEQSIKNTTEDIDTSKYLYVTSEDFANCYSKDRTILVINAPINQTSIRLMNEGDCYDLRVESAGGPMEARLLTENCLDNKVKTPRKRPKMTDSDTVGILRNKRRHKVVSNSDYLTAEILFGKTQLFNSEDNNSELECESFVTLKPAIAHQEYSFGLSDNEGACDLFDL; this is translated from the exons ATGGGTGAGAATAACGGGTCGTCGCAGCCCCGTTTTGAAAAGTCCCTCGGTTTGCTCACCACCAAGTTCGTCTCCTTGCTAGAGAAATCCAAAGGGGGAATTTTGGACCTGAAGGCG GCGGCGGATATATTGTCGGTGAGGCAAAAGAGACGCATTTACGACATCACCAATGTGCTAGAGGGCATCGGATTGATCgagaaaaaaacgaaaaacagTATCCAGTGGAAACCGAACGGTTTGGCGAGGGACGCCCGGCAATCGGGCCAGTCCGAGTACTCGTATAAAGTGTCCAGTTTAAAAAAGGAACTGCTGCGTCTCGAAGAGTATGAACACGAACTCGACTTACATAAACTATGGATCGAGCAAAGCATTAAGAACACAACGGAAGACATTGACACTAGCAAGTACCTCTATGTGACGAGTGAGGATTTTGCTAATTGCTACAGTAAGGACCGGACGATTTTAGTGATCAATGCCCCCATTAACCAGACAAGTATTAGACTAATG AACGAGGGAGATTGTTACGATTTAAGAGTGGAGAGTGCAGGGGGGCCAATGGAGGCGCGTTTATTAACTGAAAATTGTTTGGACAACAAGGTGAAGACCCCCAGGAAGAGGCCTAAAATGACTGATTCGGACACAGTGGGGATCCTCAGGAATAAACGGAGACATAAAGTAGTGAGTAATTCTGATTATTTGACAGCGGAGATACTGTTCGGGAAAACTCAATTGTTTAATAGTGAGGATAATAATAGTGAGTTAGAGTGTGAATCGTTTGTTACTCTTAAACCAGCTATTGCTCACCAAGAGTACTCTTTCGGTTTATCGGACAATGAGGGTGCATGTGACTTATTCGATCTGTAA
- the LOC126746643 gene encoding synembryn-A isoform X2 codes for MQQYIPDLSTPTSTNIDNIITGIKNGNKGLYEQALVNFLAKEHENFLIEELNVPDKREQLWSALTTLTSLTEDNDVLAVVFTCFRIISRDKASVNRLVSEEWLDLIMLHTGLNDTLFDYSDDTLCKIEEGQKVLWNILFNSKEQVEAALENGVLERILDRIRLYDTVHVPDSIKYYDLKIIFYLTAVSKTIRLKVESANGLSLLSTTLKVVLKESVSYSNVAPATLDDKKTDLACEALKALFNITLNCHKVTDATKELVEILRNYLLANPSTLDKTWQLRNDVVNLLTNLPAPSYAKLLIPMTKGATLPKTLEFEGYNMIVIYEILMLLEAKFKDETAIGNQLEVYSPVLSVLVRGAKAVRAIRKYLRIHILPPLIDMDKRPEETDTLRGHLCKLLTTPITEVRDLAAELLFVLCKCNVARMVKYTGFGNAAGMFAQRGLLGMTDEQKEYETMKLVQLIDSLSKSGIIQPAKIGPDGKPHAVGHVLELQDGATGRSSDSD; via the exons ATGCAACAGTATATACCAGACTTATCCACCCCGACATCTACGAACATCGACAACATAATAACTGGAATCAAAAATGGCAATAAGGGCCTCTACGAGCAGGCCCTGGTCAATTTCCTTGCCAAAGAACACGAGAATTTCCTTATCGAGGAACTGAATG TTCCAGACAAAAGGGAACAACTGTGGTCTGCCTTGACCACCCTTACGAGCCTCACAGAGGACAACGACGTCTTGGCGGTGGTTTTTACTTGTTTTCGCATAATTAGCCGCGATAAGGCGAGCGTGAATCGGTTGGTTAGTGAGGAGTGGTTGGACCTCATTATGTTGCACACAG GGCTTAACGACACTCTATTTGATTACTCTGATGATACTTTATGTAAAATTGAGGAGGGCCAGAAGGTGCTatggaatattttgtttaatagtaAGGAGCAGGTGGAGGCCGCACTGGAAAATGGAGTTCTGGAGAGGATTCTTGATAGAATAAG GTTATATGACACAGTCCATGTCCCCGATTCTATCAAATACTATGAcctaaagattattttttatctaacgGCTGTCTCAAAAACGATTCGCCTTAAGGTGGAATCTGCTAACGGTTTATCCTTGCTAAGCACCACTCTCAAAGTGGTTTTAAAGGAGAGTGTCTCGTATTCCAATGTAGCCCCAGCAACCTTGGACGATAAGAAAACTGACCTGGCATGCGAAGCCCTGAAGGCCCTATTTAACATAACCTTAAACTGCCATAAGGTGACGGATGCCACCAAAGAACTAGTCGAGATATTGCGGAACTATTTACTGGCAAATCCAAGTACTTTAGACAAGACTTGGCAGTTGCGTAATGATGTTGTTAATTTGCTAACGAACCTGCCCGCCCCCTCTTATGCCAAACTGCTCATTCCGATGACAAAGGGGGCCACCCTACCGAAAACTTTAGAGTTCGAGGGCTATAATATGATCGTTATTTACGAAATATTGATGTTGTTAGAGGCAAAATTCAAGGACGAAACCGCTATAGGGAACCAGTTAGAGGTTTACTCTCCGGTATTAAGTGTTTTAGTAAGAGGGGCCAAGGCGGTGAGGGCCATAAGGAAGTATCTGAGGATCCACATATTGCCCCCCTTGATCGATATGGACAAGAGGCCGGAAGAGACGGACACTTTGAGGGGCCACTTATGTAAACTGTTGACCACGCCCATTACGGAGGTGCGAGACTTGGCGGCTGAGCTGCTGTTCGTTTTGTGCAAGTGCAACGTTGCCAGGATGGTCAAGTATACGGGGTTCGGAAACGCCGCCGGCATGTTCGCTCAGAGGGGCTTGTTGG GCATGACAGACGAGCAAAAAGAGTACGAGACGATGAAACTGGTGCAGCTGATCGACAGCCTGTCAAAGTCGGGGATAATTCAGCCGGCCAAGATCGGGCCCGACGGTAAACCGCACGCGGTCGGGCACGTATTGGAGCTGCAAGATGGCGCCACCGGCCGTTCTTCTGACAGCGACTga